From Capsicum annuum cultivar UCD-10X-F1 unplaced genomic scaffold, UCD10Xv1.1 ctg3652, whole genome shotgun sequence, a single genomic window includes:
- the LOC107869681 gene encoding uncharacterized protein LOC107869681 translates to MSPFSFPPSSDDTLQKVTYNQRRTIQVLRKIYRERAPLHHPIIRKTKMDYMVTFNPYTDEVKNNVLDGLKKDLQGVTVHTSNGDNDDNGDLGGNPVRVCIGDDASPSTSKVIVDTSVNVDLHKCVAMLEKALLDIAAYIKEKRLKKKMTSNNMSECMWAFVDRREMEREEKGAKWMSWLLLW, encoded by the exons atgagtcCTTTCTCATTCCCTCCATCCTCAGATGACACACTACAAAAAGTGACATATAATCAAAGGCGAACCATTCAAGTATTAAGAAAAATTTATCGAG aaCGTGCACCCCTACATCATCCTATTATTCGTAAGACAAAGATGGATTACATGGTTACGTTTAATCCATATACGGATGAGGTAAAAAATAATGTCCTCGATGGCTTAAAGAAAGATTTACAAGGGGTGACTGTCCATACTTCAAATGGGGATAATGATGATAACGgagatttgggtggtaaccccgtTAGAGTATGCATTGGTGATGATGCTTCTCCAAGCACCTCAAAAGTTATAGTGGACACCTCCGTCAATGTAGATCTTCATAAGTGTGTTGCTATGCTCGAGAAAGCCttgttggatattgctgcctatattAAAGAGAAAAGACTGAAGAAAAAAATGACGAGCAACAACatgagcgag tgCATGTGGGCCTTCGTGGATCGGAGAGAAATGGAGAGGGAGGAAAAAggagcaaaatggatgagttggttACTATTGTGGTag